One Propionispora hippei DSM 15287 genomic window, ACACTGGGCGGCGCTACCCGAAGACCCAGGGCTTTTTCCTTTTTATTGAGCATTGAGCAGGCGATACCTGCTACGACATTGGCGAACTCGGCCGCCATGGCCACTACTTCGTCGCGGTTTTTGACTTCACGTCGCAGAATTTTCTCCGCCATTTTTTCGGCCACATCCACTGGCATATCCATCACTGTAGTGCCGGAATAGCGGCCGATAATGCCGATAACAACCGTGATTCCCTGTGAAATATAAGTTTCGTTGGGAATGTCTTCCGTATAGGATGCCGTGGTTTTCGTCATGCGGGTGACGCTTTGCGACAGAGCTTCTTTAAAGGTATCCAATCCTGTAGTCTGTAAGGTGTTAAACAAGCTGTCAGGGGCCATAACATTGGAAATAACCCGGTTCAGGTTTTCGCTGTCAATTGGCTTTTGCAGATAGCCGACCACGCCGGCCCGGCGGGCTTCGGCTTCGGTTTCCTCATCCTTCATGGAACTGACCAGAATGATTTTGGCTTTGGGATCATGCAGGCGTAAGGCTTTGCTGCATTCAAAGCCGTCGGCGCCAGGCATGGCAATATCCATGGTGACAATATCCGGCTTGCACTCTGTGTAGACTTCAAGCAGGGAGTCGAAGCCGTCCGCTTCGCCGACGATCTCATAGCCCTCTTCCTGCAGTGCATCGGCCAGCAGTGTGCGGGAGAAGGGGGAATCGTCTACAATCATGATTCGTATTGCGCTCATTATACAGCCTCCGTCTAGTTGGTTTGGATAAAGCTTGCGGGATAAAATAGTTGAATCTAGAATAAAACATAATATTCTTCATCGTCCCGCAAAATCCTGTTCCAACTATGACAGTCTCTGGCGGTTTTGCAATTAATTTCCCGAATTTTGTCTTGATTTGGCTGGTGATCTATAACCCTTGATTGATCCTGTAGGCGTAGCGTTTACAGACCGCTAGGCTGACAAGGAGAGAAGGAACAAAAAAACTGCCGTTGCCGGCAGTTTTTTTCATTGAGTAATTTTAGAAGGTATAGTTGGCGCCAAAGCCTACTCCGTCGAGAGTGGAGGCATGGTCTTCCTTATAGGATTTGTAGCCCAGGGTCAAAGAGGTTTGCTTATCAAGCTTATAGTTGACGCCTGTCTGCCATTCGGTGGCAATGCTGCTGTTGGTTACCGATACGTAGCCGTCCAGCTTGGGAGCCAGGGCCATGTTGGCGCCGACACCGTAGAACATTTTGTCCGGACCGTCTTCATAGCTGCGGTTGCCGGCAATCAGGCGGACGTTGGGGTCCAGCTTATACTGGGCGTACACGTCGGTGGCTTTTACGCCATTGTACGGAAAGGCGCTGTTGTTTTCAATGCCTAAGATGAACTTTTGCGATACGGCGCTTTCCAGATAGAAGCTGTCGTCTTTGACGTCATGAGTGTTGGAGCTTAGGTTGTAATGGGTATACCCTACGGTGGTCTGACCTTCTTGTATATCGGAAATCGGCGCCGCCATGGCCGTGCCGGCTACCAGCATGGTTCCGGCAAGCACGGTTAAAATTTTCTTTTTCATAGTAAACTCCTCCTTAATCTTGGAAATTACTGATGGAATGAGCCTGTTGTCCTGGCGGAAAAAATCTGTCAGGATGCGCAGAGCCAATCAAATCAGTGGTTCCTTTAGCTATTGCCGGCAAAGCCGGCAATCTATGGAAACGGCGGGACGGTGTCCCTGCTTAGCTTAGCGGAAAAGCCGTCCGCCGGTTGATGTATTTAGAATATCATGGAAATATGACAAAACTATGACAAAACTATGACAAGTGACAGCCCGTATTTTGTTCACTAAAAATAGGATAAGGTTGCAAAGATTTTCCGCCCTGCCAGGCAGCGCATGAAGCGAAGGGAAGCGGATATACTAGTGCTGGGCCAGCTTTGAAACGGAAATAGGATGGCTAGGCAAAATTTTGCCAGCCAAGACGCAGGGGCGGCAACGCCGGAGGGCAACATTTTGACCGTCAGCAATTGCTGCTATCAAGGGTGGTCCAGCACTAGCAATGAGGTGGAAACATGAGAAACAACCAAGCATTTTACACAGCCCTTCTGGCCGTAGTTATTGTCACGGCAGCCACCGCTTTTTTCTTGCGGCCGCCGGCTGCCAAGCCGCTGGAACAGCAGCCTTCGGCGCCGACGGAGCATGAATTTGCCCCGCTGCAGCGGGACCCGCTGACGGTGACCCTGGTGCCGGGGGCAGCCCATTTTAATGTACAAAAATATCAGCGCGAGCCGGTTGTGCGGGTTTGGATGG contains:
- a CDS encoding response regulator, with product MSAIRIMIVDDSPFSRTLLADALQEEGYEIVGEADGFDSLLEVYTECKPDIVTMDIAMPGADGFECSKALRLHDPKAKIILVSSMKDEETEAEARRAGVVGYLQKPIDSENLNRVISNVMAPDSLFNTLQTTGLDTFKEALSQSVTRMTKTTASYTEDIPNETYISQGITVVIGIIGRYSGTTVMDMPVDVAEKMAEKILRREVKNRDEVVAMAAEFANVVAGIACSMLNKKEKALGLRVAPPSVFHGKPTEIVSPTVKLTGCYIDTDFGRIYLSVGFKKGSVLWM